A window of Schistocerca cancellata isolate TAMUIC-IGC-003103 chromosome 1, iqSchCanc2.1, whole genome shotgun sequence genomic DNA:
CTTTGGAAAGGAAGTAGTCGGTCGTTACAGAAATGTACTTGGACCCCAACGTAGGGTCCCCCAGCAGTTTGCCGACCGTGTCGATCTGCGTGGTCCTTTTGTATTGATTATCCATGTCAATGTTGGGGAAGAAGGTGCCATTCAACCAGTCGGGCCGGGGGAAACCGGTCTGGCTGCCCCCTATTTCGCGGAccatcgtgaagtggtcgtacaccGTGCTGTAGGAGCGAACGTCGAAGCAGGCGTCGATGAGCGTGTAGAAGTCGGGGCCGACCTGGAAGCCCAGCTGGATCTCCTTATACTGACTTCTGCTGCCGCACGTTTTGGCCGGATTCCGCTCCGATGGTTTCGGCTGGGACACGCATCGGAGATCACTGAAGTTGTAGGCCGTACTGCCGATGGTGAAAGTGGTGCCGGAGACGCAGGTGGCTGTCGCCAGCGGCTGTTTCGTCACCACGAGGGTGTTGTCGGGACACGCGATGATGATCTGCTGGGTCTGGCTGAGCGAGATCACCCCCGAGGGGTCCGGCGTGACGAAGCCGTGCACGTCTTTGCTTCCGCCGGGCTTCAGCAGCAGCGGCTGAGGGTAGGGCATCTTGGATTTGTTTACGTCCACAAAGCAGCCTGCAATTTGAATAGAAACGTCATTATAACTGCACTGATAACTCAGTTTCACAACAGGCTGCaaaaatataattgcgtaggcttccgcggccagagtcagtcgacataaaagttttctgggtatggcaccgcgtcataatgtaaaaaaccacTGCTACTGGAGGAAAACCAACGtctcggccacgattgcagcggccttcttctgggtcttgcTAACCAcctcagatgaactttggaaccaggtgaatgcagcttcGATATCTGTATAACAGGACGCCATTCGCTCCCCAAACGCGTCCATGCCGTCACGCAtgcaacaagttatcagggcccatggtggatCCTGTGCCTagcaggcaacaggacacatgctagaTCGAAGaggctgaaatgttaatcatttctgcagaacatactactgtacatgtcctctgaatatgaacgtcctatctgtaaTTGttcgtcaacggccttgccgcagtggctacacctgttcccgtcagatcaccgaacaaaagcgctgtcggactggcctagcacttggatgggtgaccatccggtcttccgagcgctgttggcaagcggggtgaactcagccttgtgaggcaaactgaggagctacttcactgagaagtagcggctccggtcccttaaactgacatacggccgggagagcggtgtgctgaccacatgcccctccatatcctcatccagtgacgcctgcgggctgaggatgacacagcggccggtcggtacctttgggacttcatggcctgttcgggaggagtagtAGTAAAGTATCTCTAACAGTTCAACGTGCTCTGTTTTGTCTGAACATGAGTATATAATGTACGAGGGgatatcaataagtaatgcaacacatttctttttctgaaagcagattggttttattcagaatttcagTACACCATTTCATTCTCTTTTCTTTTtggctacaaaattctatttttcaacgcATATTATCGTTCAGTGCGACAgctttacgtcaccttactggcagGTCCTGTATACCCTCataataccactctactggtcgacatcttgCTGTATCAGGGCACTTTGACCAATATGACCTATTGAATTACATCCTCTTACCGGTAGCCATACCCATCATTCCTGGGGAGCGCATCTTTCATTGAGCCAGAGAGATGGAAGTCGAAGGTGAGAGATCCGGGCTGGGTCTTCCCAGAGGAAGGCAACTGCAATcgtgaccgaaacgttggtttttctccagcagcagtagtttttacattatgacgcagtatcatacccagaaaacttttaggcTGCAAAAAGATTAGAATATAGAATGCTGTCAAAGAATTTGCACAAAGTAAGTCTGGCATTTTCTCACCGACAGTAAttcatttacttgaaatttttatcaATGTCAGAGTAAGAGTTTGCTGTTCCTCCATCCAAAATCACACAACAGATTAACCTACCCAAGAGAGAGTGAAATACACTAAGatttcaaaaataatgtaatacactgctggccatccaaGTTGCAACACcggaaggatgttgttgttgttgtggtcttcagtcctgaactggtttgatgcagctctccatgctactctatcctgtgcaagcttcttcgtctcccagtacctactgcaacctacatccttctgaatctgtttcgtgtattcatctcttggtctccctctacaatttttaccctccacggtgccctccaacgctaaattggtgatcccttgatgcctcagaacatgtcctaccaaccgatcccttctactagtcaatttgtgccacatctcttctccccaatcctattcagtacctcctcattagttatatgatctacccatctaatcttcagcattcttctgtagcaccacatttcgaaagcttctattctcttcttgtccaaactagttatcgtccatgtttgacttccatacatggctacactccatacaaatactttaagaaacgacttcctgacatttaaatctctactcgatgttaacaacttctcttcttcagaaacgctttccttgccattgccagtctaaattttatatcctctctacttcggccatcaacagttattttggtccccaaatagcaaaactcctttattactttaagtgtctcatttcctattctaatttcctcagcatcacccgacttaattcgactacattctattatcctcgttttgcttttgttgatgttcatcttatagacactatccattccgttcaactactcttcccagtcctttgctgtctctgacagaattacaatgtcgtcggcgaacctcaaagtttttatttcttctccatggattttaatacctactccgaattattcttttgtttccttcactgcttgctcaatatacagattgaataacatcggggatcggctacaaccctgtctcattcccttcccaaccactgcttctctttcatatccctcggctcttataactgccatctggtttctgtacaaattgtaaatagcttttcgctccctgtcttttacccctgccacctttaaaatttgaaagagagtattccagtcaacattgtcaaaagctttctctaagtctacaaatgctaggaacgtaggtttgcctttccttaatctagcttctaagatgtaggatcagtattgcctcacgtgttcccatatttctgaaattttattgtaTTAGGGGGAACAAACGACTAAAGTGGTCTGTTAGTTTCGTAATCGCAGTTAGCAGCGACGTTAAGTCACTTGTGGTACCTACGCTACTGGCCACATTCACAGCGCCAGCAGTCCAGCGTGAAGGGAATGTCGGTCCCCATCGAGTGAGCGTCAGAGGCGCATTCTGCAAGCTCGCGTGGGATAGTCCAGCGGATGCCGTAGCCTCGCTTAAGAAAGGGAAGAATGTGGCGAACACTGTGAAACGTCGAGGTAACCGACGGACCCATTCAGACACTGAGATGGAGCGCAGATACAAAGGACCAAGATTTCGCACAGTGAGACGTGTGAATCTAAAGAACTGCGGAAGAAGTCAATcggctttaacaaaaaaaaaaaaaaaaaaaaaaaaaaaagtttcctgtGTGGTAAAATGGTTGCTCATAAGTCACAAATTCCAGAAAATTCTTAGACGAACCCGAAACATGAGACTATCTACGCCTCAGGCAGAGACAGGCGTTACAAAAAAGTTTTGCGTGGTTGCTTTCACAGCAACTAAGGAACGGAGAGAAACATTGGTACAATATGCGACCAAAGCTGATAGCAGCGCGACAATAAACACGTGAGAAAGACACCACTTTATTAAACATCAGCTCACACAAGATAGAAAATTGCCACCATGCACTAGAAGCGTAATCATGGAACGGCGATCAGTCATCAGGCGGCCTTGCAAATTTAGTCCGCCAATGACAGCgccaatagaaggaaacattcgaCGCGTCTGTGAGCTTAGAGAGTGATGAAAAGCGAAGAGGACAGTTGGGGAGACAGCGTGGAAGCAAGAGGACGTGGGGCTCCTCCATCCATCGCCTACATCTGCCTCCCGACACCGCGATATCTGTTTTGGCTGTGGCAACACACACCGACAACGCGGATTCCGTACCTCGCCATAGGAGGCTCGCTAATGAGTGCTGCGAACTCGACGTCACCGCTACGAGGCGACACGCCGTAACGGCTCAGCGTCTGCTGCCGATGTCACCACACGACGAACGACCGTGAACGATGGTGAGAtgattcattccccccccccccccattccccactCCCTTTCTTTCCCCTAAATATGTAAGTCGTATCCACGCCGAGTTAAATCGGCCTTCAGATTTGTAATTTTATGGAGAAAAAGTACAGCGATAAAAGCTAATgtcatattgaaaataaaattgtgtaaaTCAATAGTGATGTCCTAGAAACAgttcattatttttgtatttcgGATAATGCATGATAACATGTGCAAATAGGCTATTGGATAACGTCGGAAGACATGTCGGATAATgccattgtacagggtgttacaaaaaggtacggccaaactttcaggaaacatccctcacacacaaagaaagaaaatatgttatgtggacatgtgtccggaaacgcttactttccatgttagagctcattttattacttctcttcaaatcacattaatcatggaatggaaacacacagcaacagaacgtaccagcgtgatttcaaacactttgttacaggaaatgttcaaaatgtcctccgttagcgaggatacatgcatccaccctccgtcgcatggaatccttgatgcgctgatgcagccctggagaatggcgtattgtatcacagccgtccacaatacgagcacgaagaatctctacatttggtaccggggttgcgtagacaagagctttcaaatgcccccataaatgaaagtcaagagggttgaggtcaggagagcgtggaggccatggaattggtccgcctctaccaatccatcggtcaccgaatctgttgttgagaagcgtacgaacacttcgactgaaatgtgcaggagctccatcgtgcatgaaccacacgttgtgtcgtatttgtaaaggcgcatgttctagcaacacaggtagagtatcccgtatgaaatcacgacaACgtgccccagaatgagattttcactctgcagcggagtgtgcgctgatatgaaacttcctggcagattaaaactgtgtgcccgaccgagactcgaactcgggacctttgcctttcgcgggcaagtgctctaccaactgagctactgaagcacgactcacgcccggtacgcacagctttacttctcctgctggagagtttctgtaaagtttggaagctaggagacgaggtactggcagaagtaaagctgtgagtaccgggcgtgagtcgtgcttcggtagcactgccagataaataaaagattcaaactacggaaggcgctaactactgataggcatagttagcaaatgaaagattttaatagagaagaaacaatgtatttaccttaatagtcataatatatatagcagttcatgacatccagtcttacaaatttcaaaactccgccatctctctccccacatgtaccactgctggcggctcacctccaactgcgcaatgctacgcgctgttcacatccagctgcccaacactacaatggcagacaacaatgcaaaactagccacagactgcacacagcacagccagtgattttcatacagagcgctacgtggcgttaccaataagaaaacctaaacagcctacttacatagcccccatgctccccataaaaaattttacaaattgttttgggcagtggccaataatgatttgataaaatttttcataattacaataacaaagatatcaaatgcacacacttgttgatacaatgttggtccaaAGCCAAAATtatctcacaatccataaagacagtcctgatcgtacatcacagtaaaatagcagtgtttttctcaaagtctgagcagtaaaagaaaatgcacacggaagtagtggaattccatgcagtcttgaagaagtagtgttgtccttcaaacggaaagacagtactgactcttggcatgcagacaggtaatgggccacaacatagcaaacccaccgcagagtcagtcgaagttttgaagaatattggtaggtagctcatcacagagtagatccactttagtcctggtagagagtatggtattggtgggccatcaaagatgcagacccactgtagtccttatagagtcggccagcagccatctgttgcgactgtgcaggtgcacaatcaccatcgaagagtcttgcggagaatataacaagtccataaaccaccacttgtgcacgcagaaagtttttggaattgtccttagaagtcttgcagacaatatagcaataaaccaccacttgtgtactcacaaaacattttggaatgtccttagaaccagcaatgctgttaaccagtcccttgctgaattattaacacatgtgaaaacactaacagtccctgcttctcacatattgtccatatactatgaccaacagaaacatgtgcagtgaaatggaacttacaagttaataatatgatgaactggtgtcaattacaattttataacataagaatacaattacaaaggtacaaaatacatcattaaagaacataacaatacagataacatttaaagtacaagctttacaaaagaatcgaaataacatatacatcagtgttacaggaattatgacatgtgtacatacataaaagatcagaataactttcgaaacattaacttcacacatgagcattaaaacagaacagaataaataatgtctaaacatctttacaaagaaaataacatattatcagaaaaattctacagcataactcttattagctaaacacattaagacaggaaaaattcaaattcacatagtgtaataacacagaaatacaggacagggtttgttttcagtgtgacatttggtactgcagtccaccccaaaacttcattccatatatctttcctcttatttcaacatttgtttccaccaaaaaaaattctatccaagcatgctttctgtatttatatgttcacacattccttacctcattatttattttccattatcttaactCATCATTTATTtcgaagaaaatcctacctaaacctgttgtccctaaaccctacttttttggttcatatcctctttcaaaatactttttttggccaaaccattttcttatagcttctcaatgcatttctttccattcatcacaactcgttctcttatccTACCccaccttaagctaacttaaatttactgagctcagatgctaaactaagggacgaggtaatgcagcagcgcaaaacaattaacacaaacagcaatgataaaaaatgcaaattggcaaagctagcagcattaagtctaaattagcagagcaattgcaatattacaattaatataaggcaatgtgcagcaaacaataaaattaaatcattagtaaaactggcttaacagagtaatacaaagtcaattttagtagcactatgcctggcaagcatcagcagcaaatgcaataacttatacttaaacatgacaaacctcaagcagaaaaaatattacagtaaaaatggccatgtttgatacctatgtcacatcttaacactagggtgatgcattaccttaacttacactactaaataagttacccagtcattgacaaaaattatgtatgcaattcctgtgaaggaaaatgtctttttgtgctccctcgtattttttgaagtagattataaatttataattgactggatctgtaggcataaaataactatattagtacatctattaaattttattttaaccaatgctgcagtgcagctagaaactagatattaaacaaaatgagtaagtaaatacataaagcaagccatatggcatttctctcaactatcaagacaatagctgtgaaatgtttctcatcgtttcattaggcattttagtaaataccataaattaagagctccacagtataatcatatgttttcaagtttgagcgtgtcgtatttgcaatgctttctacaaaggaatgtcaatagcgaggataatggccttcttttttctccacctgtgcctctgaaaggcacacactaatggcattttttccaggcgactgtcgcgtaACTGCCCACGTAATGCatcgtgcccacgacgcattacgtgaaggtcacttaactttcttactgaaatatttataacaccagtttgcactacagtggcagtctcatatacaaaatttcacgggtcgagaatttgcgttgcaaatgtgtagaaacaaaatcttatgaatataacagtgtcctaaaaattttcgacagcattgtaatacattcacgcatgtacacacatttcataattcttaaagtacgattcttgggttCCAACATCCTTtcccacaaatcagagtccctaaccactactcattattccttaccttattatacatatacatattcgttgacatttcttcaatatttcatcataataaatacgtagcataatcaaattcctcatatagcatcggcTCATTGATGAtaaacatacctcaagagcataatacacattgtcatcgtaatgataacatcataaaaactcagtcaaatctcaaaaacgtcgttgctttctgaaataatgtcaaaacctaaaaaaaattctctgctcatttcaatagtgtcatctacctcaaacgtactttaaaatcatgctcccttaccaaatacatcattcaaagctctcatagtatcacaatggttccgaaaaaatatgaacagttcacatagtgcagacaaaatacaatttcataagtgtgaaatcatctaactgtgtaattgtgtaaacatgtgtcactgacatagtaaaaaagtttttgtttctctgttaaataatcagatagctatgtaattcagtgtttgagaaatatggtaccgatatgtaaagttgtataagcaaataccatattagctagggctccttgtgcttgccacacacatggtacacaaattaagcgtgtacccccctgaggattaatgtaattataccctcaggtgttacagattacagcaatcgaatgaaatatatcaccgagaacctttgtatcattgtaatcaaaaatatttaaaactaaatgttttaagtacaaaattaatcactcaaatacgtgtactgtagcgctaaatgtgcgtcttgctgtaagataattctgtggaagtatcgtagttatcgtcctctgtaagcacagttctgcagaagtcaatgtacttacctcatgataaacaaaagtgaaatgctttgcgtatagatatcttagttattacgcttattgccatgatgaagaaagtattgtgctgaaacatattgttgtgctacggaaagggCTGTCTCATTGgagttataccacaaaagttactactaaaacatgttttacttttcagaataaTATGGAaggactgtgcagatataaaacagaaacaccgcaaaagcaacattgtaaattgtcactcattagtagcgtcgtggtaaaatcgtgtagctatcacataaactaaccactgtgtcatctggtatctcacagaaagtactttaaatccagaatggattttcaattaaaccaaaatgttgcattaaaatctcattagcagtaccagtatatgttctaagtatgtaagtcttatagacgttacgtaatcgtgcaacggacaaataataacactgtgtcgtctgttcaccatAACAATTCGCTCGtatatactgtctaaatatgttccctaggttctagactggatagttaacttcaaaacattgttgcatgttaacagtttcgcattgtgacaaattttactagtagcgtgaagtgaaaatttttatggcaaagactaagttaaaaagcagattatctctcaataaacggttttgcatGTGAAACGTGGTGTAAATCTTggttcttcctagtatgcagagttgcaacttcaacgcagttatcatgtggtatacgtcggtaaggaatgctaaaattttcctcaaggttagcgtctacgttatttttctcggagccagccggcgcacgcagctgcctgtggtgcgagtcattgtctgtctctttgttggcgtgcgtcgttcttgggattaggagacctaacttctacaaattcaccttgacgagaaggccctgccctgtttgaagctcgccagttct
This region includes:
- the LOC126175187 gene encoding uncharacterized protein LOC126175187, translated to MAALLLLALLAMAPQPYAGCFVDVNKSKMPYPQPLLLKPGGSKDVHGFVTPDPSGVISLSQTQQIIIACPDNTLVVTKQPLATATCVSGTTFTIGSTAYNFSDLRCVSQPKPSERNPAKTCGSRSQYKEIQLGFQVGPDFYTLIDACFDVRSYSTVYDHFTMVREIGGSQTGFPRPDWLNGTFFPNIDMDNQYKRTTQIDTVGKLLGDPTLGSKYISVTTDYFLSKGHLTAKSDFSLGAQEYVTFFYMNAAPQWQTFNGGNWNTMEDNVRSYAAKNRVELQIYTGTHGITTLPDKTSAETELYLYTNGTNYIPVPKLFWKILYREVTKAAVVFLGVNNPYIKNPGSDYFICKDVCTKISWLTWKANNQKMGYSYCCEYADFKGVVVDAPNLNVTSLLT